The Ancylobacter sp. WKF20 genome contains a region encoding:
- the aceA gene encoding isocitrate lyase has protein sequence MLDTRRDTPSNPFPAPHWAPERWNGIRRSYGPADVNRLSGSLRLEHTLAQHGARRLWELLQSQDFVPTLGTYTGAQAIQQVKAGLEAIYLSGWQVAADANSSGDMYPDQSLYPVDSVPAVVRRLNKALARADQIQTMERADGIDGPQHDYFVPIIADAEAGFGGPLNAYELTKALIEAGAAAVHFEDQLASEKKCGHLGGKVLVPTRQFIRTLNAARLAADVLGVPTVLMARTDAESARLITSDIDETDRPFITGERTPEGFYRYKGGFEAGIARAIAYAPYADLLWCETSTPSLEDARRFADGVHKVHPGKMLAYNCSPSFNWAKHMDKAQMKAFQRELGAMGYRYQFITLAGFHNQCFTTFELARRYRQDGMAAYSQLQEAEFAAEKDGFTATRHQREVGTSYFDAIATVLSEGLSSTTAMKESTETAQF, from the coding sequence CGCGCCGCACTGGGCGCCGGAACGCTGGAACGGCATCCGCCGCAGCTACGGGCCCGCTGACGTCAACCGTCTCTCCGGCTCGCTGCGCCTCGAGCACACCCTCGCCCAGCACGGCGCCCGCCGCCTGTGGGAGCTGCTGCAGAGCCAGGATTTCGTGCCGACGCTCGGCACCTATACCGGCGCGCAGGCGATCCAGCAGGTGAAGGCCGGGCTGGAGGCGATCTATCTCTCCGGCTGGCAGGTCGCCGCCGACGCCAATTCCTCCGGCGACATGTACCCGGACCAGAGCCTCTACCCGGTCGACAGTGTCCCCGCCGTGGTCCGCCGCCTCAACAAGGCGCTGGCCCGCGCCGACCAGATCCAGACCATGGAGCGCGCCGACGGCATTGACGGGCCGCAGCATGACTATTTCGTGCCGATCATCGCCGATGCCGAGGCCGGCTTCGGTGGCCCGCTCAACGCTTATGAGCTGACCAAGGCGTTGATCGAGGCCGGCGCGGCTGCCGTGCATTTCGAGGACCAGCTGGCCTCGGAGAAGAAGTGCGGCCATCTCGGCGGCAAGGTGCTGGTGCCTACCCGCCAGTTCATCCGCACGCTAAACGCCGCGCGCCTCGCCGCCGACGTGCTGGGCGTGCCGACCGTGCTGATGGCGCGCACCGACGCCGAATCCGCCCGCCTCATCACCTCCGACATTGACGAGACGGACCGGCCCTTCATCACCGGCGAGCGCACGCCCGAAGGCTTCTACCGCTACAAGGGCGGCTTCGAGGCCGGCATCGCCCGCGCCATCGCCTACGCGCCCTATGCCGACCTGCTGTGGTGCGAGACCTCGACGCCGAGCCTTGAGGATGCCCGCCGCTTCGCCGACGGCGTGCACAAGGTCCATCCGGGCAAGATGCTCGCCTATAATTGCTCGCCCTCCTTCAACTGGGCCAAGCACATGGACAAGGCGCAGATGAAGGCGTTCCAGCGCGAGCTGGGGGCGATGGGCTACCGCTACCAGTTCATCACGCTGGCCGGCTTCCACAACCAGTGCTTCACCACCTTCGAGCTGGCGCGACGCTACCGGCAGGACGGCATGGCCGCCTATTCGCAGCTGCAGGAAGCCGAGTTCGCGGCGGAGAAGGACGGCTTCACCGCCACGCGCCATCAGCGCGAGGTCGGCACCTCCTACTTCGACGCCATTGCCACCGTGCTCAGCGAGGGCCTGAGCTCGACTACGGCGATGAAGGAATCCACCGAGACCGCGCAGTTCTGA